The genome window CATTTTTATCCAATGGTGATACTAATTCAAATGGAAGTACCAATATAGATTCTTCCGAATTATTAGAAAATGATGTAGATGAATATAGCGATTCAAATGATATATCTAGCCTTGAtgattttaataatgatataaatgaagcGTTGAATCTTTTATCAGATGATGAAATTGATGATATGATTAATATCTTAAATGATATTCCTTCATTTGAAGAGATGCACGATATATGGAATGAATTATGTAAGAGTGAAaagtataaatttttatatcttatatatgatttaagaaaattatatgaagaatTAATAGATGATATTGATGATATTGAAGAAGAGGAAGAAGAATTGTGGGAAACGTGCGTTTTTGGTGTTGGTAAGATACAAGTACAAGCATCTGGAACttataatgatttatttaataatttattaagtGATGAAGATGTTTCAAAAGAAGAATTTAttgattttataaaagaatgTAGAAATAGATTATCACTTATAAGAAGTCaattaaaagataaatgtgaaaaaaaaattattgatGGTTTGTCTAATTAGagtatatgatatatatataaaaaaaaaaataaaataaataaaaaataaaatatatatatatatatatatatatatatatatatatatatatatttatatatatatatttttttttatatattcatatacatACCATGTTTTGTCATTTCATTGTGTAAgtggtttattttttttatatgtttgaaAATATTCCATTTTAATTGGGACATCATTGAACTTCATTTGTAGTacataaattaaatgatgaaatatattatttaaatgtttttcttttgaatagaatgtattatataacatttgtCTTAAATGATCACtagtaataaataaagaatattcaTTTGACATGTCtaaaattctttttaataattcatctTTTTGAAATGTTCtccatatatttaatttaattttgtcttgaattattttatttttatcgtttattatttttgtatgaTATTCAATTCTTTTAAGAATATGTTTCATTTCTTtatgtataaattttattgtatcaatatatatatgggaactcatttttttatttaaattggttaataataattcactTTGCTGTAAAATATTTGTCATATCTGATAGGTCTTTATTTAAGTTTTTTGATTTAAcagataatattattttaagaatatattcATCATAATGATATCTTATTCCGTTTGTATTACagaaattattattgtaaCATGAAATTTGTTGAAAAAGTTTTGTAccataatttttcatatccatacatattttattaaaatcatTCTCAtgattttttatacatttaattaatttatttttttttgtattatattcattcatCATCTTTTTAAACGTTCTATTCATaagatcatttttttttttatttgaaggAGTATGATTACTATCTGTATCTTGTATACTATCTTCTACCTCTTCGGTTTCATCATCTGTCTCTTCAGATTTATCATCGATTTCTTCAGATATATCATATCTATAGGAATcatcattcttattatttatatcataaggatgctctaatttttttatagttCCAATTAAATCATTCTTTATATCATTACATTTACTTTTTACTTGGTCATAtctttcatttattttcttaataaAAGCATCTACACCTATATACATTCCATGTGTAGAGTACTTATGATATATAGAATTATAAGataaatgtttataataatctAAAAAAGTATAATGAGGTATTATAACAAAATCCAAATGTCCTTCTTTTTCTTGGAAAATATCAATAGAATCTGCAATGTTATAATTAGATAACTCTTTAAAAACATATtgtaaaaaattaacatttttataatccaCATTTTTATagtcttcattatttttcacatcatttttttcatttaataacaTGCCATCATTTATTTGATTAAATacagaatatttttttataaaagaattatgaGAAggaataaacaaatattttaaacCATCATTTACATTTGTATTCAAatatgattttatatatgttgaaTGATCTttgatattatttgtttttatattctctttatcattatcaatttcttttttgatatcctttccattttttatatcatttttttcttcttcagtGCTCTTTATTGGTAGTAACGTCAGATTATTTTCTTGATTCttcgttttttttattgcatTTTCAAAACTTAATCCTGTACATATAGTAAATTCAAAATTaacatgttatatataaatataaatatatatatatatatatatatatatatatatatatgtaagtatttatttatgtatctacatatatatatgatgacaCAATTATCATTGTGATAGAGTCATATGACCTcataaatatgtttatatagcacgtttaatatatatatgtatatatatatttttttttttttttttttttctttactatttaatataaacagatgaatatatataatggtcaaaattaattttttttttattcttatcattCTATTATGTGACTTAATTCTTCATGGGTGTATAATTTATTCAAcgcacacatatatatatgtatatatttatttattttttttttttttggaacatttaatttttacataaccgccttttataaattaatggAGAAATCTtatgaatttattttaaatcatattttttaataatataaatttgaaaaaaaaaaaaaaaagaaaaattacatatatataaatatatttatttatttatttatttatttatttatttattcatttatgtaGAACAATCCTACATTTACCATTGTTTAATTGGTGTAAAaacttattttatatataaaaaataaaataataaaaattatataaacttagataaatttttttttttataaatattttatcgtgattatatttttttttttcttatataaaaatgaagttTATATGGGTacctaatttttttttttttttttctttcttaaaTTTAgtaccattttttttttttttacaccgTAATATgcatgtgtgtatatatttttgaaaagcTTAAAaccttttattatcattttttttttttatatacaattaaTTTGATAATTACATttcaaaattaatttatatataatatatatatatatatatatatatatatatattttaatatataattttttttttttgttggtatattttttcttcaaaaaataaagaaaaaattcaaatattttgtaaataagGCCATTTAATtattctgtttttttttttttttttttttttttttagtataataatcattctaaatataaattattacatatatatatatatatattattattatatatgttattatttttttttatgaagtAACCAAGGGTTgacatgaatatattattaaaataaagtGAATAATtgaatg of Plasmodium sp. gorilla clade G2 genome assembly, chromosome: 4 contains these proteins:
- a CDS encoding reticulocyte binding protein homologue 5, putative, whose translation is MIRIKKKLILTIIYIHLFILNRLSFENAIKKTKNQENNLTLLPIKSTEEEKNDIKNGKDIKKEIDNDKENIKTNNIKDHSTYIKSYLNTNVNDGLKYLFIPSHNSFIKKYSVFNQINDGMLLNEKNDVKNNEDYKNVDYKNVNFLQYVFKELSNYNIADSIDIFQEKEGHLDFVIIPHYTFLDYYKHLSYNSIYHKYSTHGMYIGVDAFIKKINERYDQVKSKCNDIKNDLIGTIKKLEHPYDINNKNDDSYRYDISEEIDDKSEETDDETEEVEDSIQDTDSNHTPSNKKKNDLMNRTFKKMMNEYNTKKNKLIKCIKNHENDFNKICMDMKNYGTKLFQQISCYNNNFCNTNGIRYHYDEYILKIILSVKSKNLNKDLSDMTNILQQSELLLTNLNKKMSSHIYIDTIKFIHKEMKHILKRIEYHTKIINDKNKIIQDKIKLNIWRTFQKDELLKRILDMSNEYSLFITSDHLRQMLYNTFYSKEKHLNNIFHHLIYVLQMKFNDVPIKMEYFQTYKKNKPLTQ